CACGCGTTGAGTGGTGCACATACCACCGAAAAACTTTCCTCTCAAACATGATTCAGCCCATGAGTCACTTTTTGCANACATCATTTCCAaccattctttttgtttcggAGTNCTCGCTCTTTCCCTTAGAACCTCCCATTTCTTCTCAAACTCGTCCAATGCAAATGGTTCCCAAATACATGCCTGAAAATTTCTTACCAATTCATCATCCTTCAAGTTATTTTGTGCATTCCTTGACACATGCCATGAGCACAACCGATGGTTAGACATGGGAAACACATCATCAATGGCTTTACGCATTGCCTCATCGCCATccgtcaatattgatattggcTTCTTATCTTTCATGGATGCCATGAATGTTTCCAATAACCACTTGTAAGTTTCAAATGTCTCGTCCTGCAATAATGCACAACCAAACATTACAGTAGAACGGTAGTTGTTCGAACCAACAAACAACACTAGGGGCTTGTCATAAACATTTGTTTTGTACGTGCTGTCAAATATGAGGACGTCCCCGTAGGCAATGTAATCCAAAAGTGAAGTGGAGTCCCtccaaaacaaattacaaagcCTATTTTCCTCGTCAACACTGAACTTACAAAAGAATTCTGGATCCATTGCTCCTTTCGCTTTCAAGTAAGAGAGTGCAGCTTCTGTGTCACCGTCGAGCAAAATTTCCCTGCGTGATGCATCCAACTTATTGTACAGATCCTTTATTTGAAAACCAACATTTAAATACCCACCACATTGGTCGACCATATACTCATATGTTTGACATGTTCTAAACAATGCTCTTCGCATTCCCACTGCTTGTGCTAAATCAGAACTTCGAACGACCCGATTACATCGGAGATATGGCGATTCAAGTGGAGTAACTAGTTGGTGATTGTGATGTGGTTCAAAATTCGTAACAACGTAAACATCacttttcttctcataaccCACCCAAAAATGGGCAGAACAATTCTCTCTTGTAATTGGCTTCGGTGGTCGAATCCTATCTGATCGCTCATTAAACTTCTCATTTCTCAAACCTTCTTTAGAACAACACCACCGTCTCCTGCATACTTTCCCTTCCGAATTTCTAACCAATTTGTCTTTTCTCACACTAAATCCAATGCCCTTTGCATAACTCATATAATATTCTTCCGCTAATTCTATCGTTTTAAACTCTTTCCCCATAACATCTTCTTTCCTCGGTGCAATAATGTCAACACCATTATCATCACTACTTTCACTAACCATATGTTCGACCGACATATGCCCACTCTCTGTTGCCGGTGCCCTATGACTTGACCTTTCACAACCACCCAAATACCCTGAATCACTACAACCACCCTTTGATGTCTCTCCACCCCTGTCCATCTTACCAGACCTCTCCATGCCTGAGAAACATAATTTCAAACTTAAATTACATTATACTCTATGTGGTAACATactttctctttaaaaaaaactcaaatgaATAATGTCATGCTATTGCACATCCTAAGGTCAATAATTGCACCACGTATAACTGTTTCGCAACCAAAAACATGCAAACTCAGTACCCAAAATACATTCAAGTCCTAAACCAGAAAATAGGGTTCTTTCAAATCTTACTTGATGTTTCCATACTTTCAAAGCCTCCTCCTTTCACTTCCTTTTGCCACCACCTCAAATTTCGTCCTTAACAGCCAAGGATCTTCAAAATCTTTACAACCACGTTATTATTACAAATCCATTCCCCtgcaaaattttaattatacatCAGACAATGCCAACTGCCCATACTAAATTACTTAAATCCCTCCACTTTGGTGACCATTTCATCATGGAGGTTGGACCCACCATCAATTTGGTATCTGCATATCAGTTTTGGGCAACTACAGAGAAGAGTTGAGGACCTCAATTCTATTACCATTACCTTCTTGCAGATGCGTTTTGCCCATGCCCAGACTGGAGTTGCTAAGGATTGGATTTGGGCAAGCACAGACAACAGCTCCTAGAGGCGCTACGGATTGGATGGGCTTCATGTACAGTTTCCTCTGCTGCTGTGACTTCTGTAAGCCCCCCTTCACTTCAGATGAAAGGGCAAACTCAGTGAGCCCGAGTCTCTACTGCTCCGAAAACTCAGTATCCATAGACGAACTCAGACATGAAATCGGGTCTCACAGAGTCCTCTAGTTCCCTATGTTGTGTTCGATTTGGGAAACCAGAATGGAGCGGACTggctcatcttcttctcctccaaacctgcctttctctttcctcacATGCCACTCACATGCTGAATCACAAAGGCTGAGCAGGTCATTAAGTTATTCAATCTCAGCCATCCGTTTTTAACATGAAACTTCAACCGTTGGATGGCTGGCTGTACCAGTACAGCCGATGCACCACagaattttccctttttcatgGGCTTCATTCTTGGTTTACCGACTGAAATCTTCACGAGCTGTGAAGATCAAACGAAAAGCTTTGGGAAAAGTGTATTTAGTTGGGCATGGGCTTGGTCTACTCCAGCACTTATTTCTTCTCTTGGACCCAATCTTCAGCCGAAAACTCATCAAAAATCCAAACGAGGTCTTGTTTGAGAGTGTTTCTGGAAAAGTTAAAAGCACTTTATGACAACTAAAAGTACTTCTGACAGCATTTGATAAAAAAGTTTAGAAGTACTTTTGAGTCATAAAAGCACTCTATGGAGAAGCACCTGTTATGTGTTTCTTTAGGAAACACTCCAAAGTGCTTTTCTAGGAAGCACTTGGATTTTGTTATGAAAATTCAAGATGTTTCGAAGCACTCATGAGTAGAATAAGCAGTCATAAACAAGCCCTTATGGCTAGTTTGGTATTAAtgtgctttaaaaaaaatggtttCTAATGTGCTTTTACTAGTCAAAGTGTTTGGTGAAGTTTTATCAGAAGTGATTTTAGTGTGTATGATAACTAAAAAAGACATGGTAATGAAattgttacttttttttttcttctattttggcaaaaagaaaaccaactaTACTTACGATATATAtgcttttccttttaaaaaaaaaactatcttATTCTACACGTTGCACACAAAAACTATCTCATTTTCTAATCCAATCCACGTAATAACATTGTTACCTCCTTTGCGATCATGGCTATTTTGTCATGCTTCTTGGTGATTCTAAAGCTAGATGTTCGTGTTGGAGCTCGTACCAACAAAAACACCAACACAACCGAAACCCAAGCCTCCACTTGTTTGTGTCCAAACTGAACATGTTGTGTGATGTTTCTTCATCTGTACCATGTCTTGTTTTCTACAGTATTCACTCTCAGAAAGTCTTCACcaacttttgttttggattg
The window above is part of the Prunus dulcis chromosome 1, ALMONDv2, whole genome shotgun sequence genome. Proteins encoded here:
- the LOC117615299 gene encoding protein FAR1-RELATED SEQUENCE 5-like, producing the protein MERSGKMDRGGETSKGGCSDSGYLGGCERSSHRAPATESGHMSVEHMVSESSDDNGVDIIAPRKEDVMGKEFKTIELAEEYYMSYAKGIGFSVRKDKLVRNSEGKVCRRRWCCSKEGLRNEKFNERSDRIRPPKPITRENCSAHFWVGYEKKSDVYVVTNFEPHHNHQLVTPLESPYLRCNRVVRSSDLAQAVGMRRALFRTCQTYEYMVDQCGGYLNVGFQIKDLYNKLDASRREILLDGDTEAALSYLKAKGAMDPEFFCKFSVDEENRLCNLFWRDSTSLLDYIAYGDVLIFDSTYKTNVYDKPLVLFVGSNNYRSTVMFGCALLQDETFETYKWLLETFMASMKDKKPISILTDGDEAMRKAIDDVFPMSNHRLCSWHVSRNAQNNLKDDELVRNFQACIWEPFALDEFEKKWEVLRERAXTPKQKEWLEMMXAKSDSWAESCLRGKFFGGMCTTQRVESMNKYVKDYLRKGVKLFECIPAIDRAMLRLRNTTAKDGFNAKXSTPVLKTALTKLEQQASLIYTHRCFVXVRQEIESCSALIHDNVMHNFGGRVYVLSKYDEPHNN